A window from Mya arenaria isolate MELC-2E11 chromosome 9, ASM2691426v1 encodes these proteins:
- the LOC128245824 gene encoding uncharacterized protein LOC128245824 — MYSPKVTLTLERDFYVDDLLKSTNNKENAVLLCKDLRKILGRGGFRHTKWMSNGQEVVDSIPPEEQAKPSVTVNLEDGSEFERTPGLQWNIRDDNFFFEVHLKEKAPTRRGVLSVASSL, encoded by the coding sequence ATGTATTCACCGAAGGTAACCTTAACACTGGAGAGGGACTTCTATGTAGATGATCTATTAAAGTCAACAAACAACAAGGAAAATGCAGTATTGCTTTGTAAGGATCTCCGAAAAATACTAGGTCGAGGTGGCTTCAGACACACAAAGTGGATGTCGAACGGCCAAGAAGTAGTTGATTCAATTCCACCGGAAGAGCAAGCAAAACCGTCTGTAACTGTTAACCTAGAAGATGGCAGCGAGTTCGAAAGAACACCCGGTCTTCAGTGGAACATCAGAGATGATAATTTCTTTTTTGAGGTACATCTGAAAGAAAAGGCGCCTACACGAAGAGGAGTTTTATCTGTAGCAAGCTCCTTATAA